In one Umezawaea sp. Da 62-37 genomic region, the following are encoded:
- a CDS encoding DnaJ domain-containing protein, whose protein sequence is MARNRVCAAGSLMMGGFVRAVDYYEVLGVGRSASTREIKSAYRSLAKVAHPDAGGSEDGFRALQEAYETLQDPVLRFHYDRAGSSGAVALRTGTATRSRRTGRGGRLRNFGDDPSFVPPEPVVDLGNIPWWHLVDLTQRVRYVPTSGPGHAPALAAVGGWLLLLLPVVAFGFSLLLLLVWLPLVAAAAAAAFKLVRRYLRTMRDDRVFAGRYDIGVVYGEPDERLCERLSADVLRTYLTRLPGARIFHGLAWPGSVFADIDHAVLCGRRLVLVESKSWLPGHYGADDDGTLWRNGHPFRGGGTMLPEGMAAYQRALPDFEVRCALLIYPSRAGEITTDEAEGQVVVPMTPDQFVEDIGEWFAEDPTTVDRDALRLVLDQVVAQARAAGA, encoded by the coding sequence GTGGCACGCAATAGGGTCTGCGCGGCGGGGTCACTGATGATGGGCGGTTTCGTGCGCGCGGTCGACTACTACGAGGTGCTCGGTGTCGGGCGCAGTGCTTCCACCAGGGAGATCAAGTCCGCCTACCGCTCGCTCGCCAAGGTCGCGCACCCCGACGCCGGCGGTAGCGAGGACGGGTTCCGGGCGCTGCAGGAGGCGTACGAGACCCTCCAGGACCCGGTGCTGCGGTTCCACTACGACCGCGCGGGCTCCTCGGGCGCGGTGGCGCTGCGGACCGGCACGGCCACCCGTTCGCGGCGGACCGGGCGCGGCGGGCGGCTGCGGAACTTCGGCGACGACCCGTCGTTCGTGCCGCCGGAGCCCGTCGTGGACCTCGGGAACATCCCCTGGTGGCACCTGGTCGACCTGACCCAGCGGGTCCGGTACGTGCCGACCAGCGGGCCCGGTCACGCGCCCGCGCTGGCCGCGGTCGGCGGGTGGCTGCTGCTGTTGCTGCCCGTCGTGGCGTTCGGGTTCTCGCTGCTCCTGCTGCTGGTTTGGCTGCCGCTGGTGGCCGCGGCCGCGGCGGCGGCGTTCAAGCTGGTCCGCAGGTACCTGCGGACGATGCGGGACGACCGGGTGTTCGCGGGCCGCTACGACATCGGCGTCGTCTACGGCGAGCCGGACGAGCGGCTGTGCGAGCGGCTCAGCGCGGACGTGCTGCGCACGTACCTGACCAGGCTGCCGGGCGCGCGGATCTTCCACGGGCTGGCGTGGCCGGGGTCGGTGTTCGCCGACATCGACCACGCCGTCCTGTGCGGGCGGCGGCTGGTGCTGGTCGAGTCGAAGTCGTGGCTGCCCGGCCACTACGGCGCGGACGACGACGGCACCCTATGGCGCAACGGCCACCCGTTCCGCGGCGGCGGCACGATGCTGCCCGAGGGCATGGCGGCCTACCAGCGCGCGCTGCCGGACTTCGAGGTCCGGTGCGCGCTGCTGATCTACCCCAGCCGGGCGGGCGAGATCACCACGGACGAGGCCGAGGGGCAGGTGGTCGTCCCGATGACCCCCGACCAGTTCGTCGAGGACATCGGCGAGTGGTTCGCCGAGGACCCGACGACGGTCGACCGGGACGCGCTGCGCCTCGTGCTGGACCAGGTGGTGGCTCAGGCCCGCGCGGCGGGTGCCTGA
- a CDS encoding DUF2625 family protein — MSAPRPVEDLVDVDRPAWPWVQGLIAKSELPVEVLPVGPESAQRTLHRLQVTAGSALGAIALHTGGLIIDNWVRLLGGGGALPALGEYEEVGKMTVGYDLLGGRFALNGTALDGPPGGLWYWAPDTLEWESIDSTYSGMLEWFLGGALTKFYADCYWPDWRNEAIRAAPWEGITLFPPPFTKEGTKADQVRRKIVDMSLLLDLYVDTARQLAGKGPDDLVAVQAPAARA; from the coding sequence GTGAGCGCACCACGTCCGGTCGAGGATCTCGTCGATGTCGACCGTCCCGCATGGCCCTGGGTGCAAGGACTGATCGCGAAGTCCGAACTGCCGGTGGAGGTACTGCCGGTCGGCCCGGAGTCGGCGCAGCGCACGCTGCACCGCCTCCAGGTGACCGCGGGCTCCGCCCTCGGCGCGATCGCCCTGCACACCGGCGGTCTGATCATCGACAACTGGGTCCGCCTGCTCGGCGGCGGCGGAGCACTGCCCGCCCTCGGCGAGTACGAGGAGGTGGGCAAGATGACCGTCGGCTACGACCTCCTCGGCGGTCGTTTCGCACTCAACGGCACCGCGCTGGACGGCCCGCCCGGCGGCCTCTGGTACTGGGCTCCGGACACGCTGGAGTGGGAGAGCATCGACTCGACCTACAGCGGGATGCTGGAGTGGTTCCTGGGCGGCGCGCTGACCAAGTTCTACGCCGACTGCTACTGGCCGGACTGGCGCAACGAGGCCATCCGCGCGGCGCCGTGGGAGGGCATCACGCTGTTCCCGCCGCCGTTCACCAAGGAAGGCACCAAGGCCGACCAGGTGCGGCGCAAGATCGTCGACATGAGCCTGCTGCTCGACCTCTACGTCGACACCGCGCGCCAGCTCGCGGGCAAGGGTCCGGACGACCTGGTCGCGGTTCAGGCACCCGCCGCGCGGGCCTGA
- a CDS encoding nucleotidyltransferase domain-containing protein — translation MDEITDLCRRLEVRRLDLFGSALGDAFDVASSDVDFLVEFAVRPGFDHFGGFFALKEAVPGRPVDLVNGPGVRNPYFRRQVEETGETLYSA, via the coding sequence ATGGACGAGATCACCGACCTCTGCCGCCGACTGGAAGTCCGCCGCCTCGACCTGTTCGGTTCGGCGCTGGGGGACGCCTTCGACGTCGCTTCGAGCGACGTCGACTTCCTGGTCGAGTTCGCCGTCCGTCCTGGTTTCGACCACTTCGGCGGCTTCTTCGCCTTGAAGGAGGCCGTTCCGGGGAGGCCGGTCGACCTCGTGAACGGTCCGGGCGTCCGCAACCCGTACTTCCGCCGCCAGGTCGAGGAGACCGGGGAAACGCTCTACTCGGCGTGA
- a CDS encoding SH3 domain-containing protein — MFGIPVRGLIVIGVLVAAGLMYAVNGGKPMGSADASTECRMTVTADVLNVRYGPAETQPIVSTMQRDAVTRAERKVENGFRMLDTGRWVNEEFVAPTSDSECAPT; from the coding sequence ATGTTCGGGATTCCGGTGCGGGGCTTGATCGTGATCGGGGTGCTGGTCGCGGCGGGGTTGATGTACGCGGTGAACGGCGGGAAGCCGATGGGGTCGGCGGACGCGTCGACGGAGTGCCGGATGACGGTCACGGCGGACGTGCTGAACGTGCGGTACGGGCCCGCGGAGACGCAGCCGATCGTCTCGACGATGCAGCGCGACGCCGTGACGCGGGCCGAGCGGAAGGTCGAGAACGGGTTCCGGATGCTCGACACGGGGCGGTGGGTGAACGAGGAGTTCGTCGCGCCGACCTCGGACAGCGAGTGCGCGCCGACCTGA
- a CDS encoding metal-dependent hydrolase, which translates to MSTGPTHAMSGLLAWAAVTAIAADHPIGKLHPQGWVVGAVLATGAALLPDLDHPGSTVSRTFGPLTEGISGGVSAVSAFVYRTTRTKRDSKRDGSHRGLTHTLVFALFATVGTTAIVQTSQKWVLPLLMFVFAGLAVRGIMNDWHPKQDALLITAASAGITWLCLSWTERTAASAAACGVAVGIGCVAHYLGDAITEQGCPMLWPIPLGGKTWYNVAPPKPMRMKTGGKVEMAVVGPIITVLSVWLSAAALQNAGVLPFLGGFDLLPI; encoded by the coding sequence TTGTCCACAGGACCAACCCACGCCATGAGCGGCCTGCTCGCCTGGGCCGCCGTCACCGCGATCGCCGCCGACCACCCGATCGGGAAACTGCACCCGCAGGGATGGGTCGTCGGCGCCGTCCTGGCGACCGGCGCGGCGCTGCTGCCGGACCTCGACCACCCCGGCTCGACGGTGTCGCGCACGTTCGGACCGCTCACCGAGGGCATCTCCGGCGGCGTGAGCGCGGTCAGCGCGTTCGTCTACCGGACCACCCGCACCAAGCGCGACTCGAAGCGCGACGGCAGCCACCGCGGGCTCACGCACACGCTGGTGTTCGCGCTGTTCGCCACCGTCGGCACCACGGCCATCGTGCAGACCAGCCAGAAGTGGGTGCTGCCGCTGCTGATGTTCGTGTTCGCGGGACTCGCGGTGCGCGGGATCATGAACGACTGGCACCCCAAGCAGGACGCGCTGCTGATCACCGCCGCGTCCGCGGGCATCACCTGGCTCTGCCTGTCGTGGACCGAGCGGACGGCGGCCAGCGCGGCGGCGTGCGGGGTCGCCGTCGGCATCGGCTGCGTGGCGCACTACCTCGGTGACGCGATCACCGAGCAGGGCTGCCCGATGCTGTGGCCGATCCCGCTGGGCGGCAAGACCTGGTACAACGTCGCGCCGCCGAAACCGATGCGGATGAAGACCGGCGGCAAGGTCGAGATGGCCGTCGTCGGACCGATCATCACCGTGCTGTCGGTGTGGCTCTCGGCCGCCGCGCTGCAGAACGCGGGCGTCCTGCCGTTCCTCGGCGGGTTCGACCTGCTGCCGATCTGA
- a CDS encoding NADP-dependent isocitrate dehydrogenase: protein MGKIKVQGTVVELDGDEMTRIIWQFIKDKLIHPYLDVDLEYYDLGIEHRDATDDQVTIDAANAIKKHGVGVKCATITPDEARVEEFGLKKMWVSPNGTIRNILGGVVFREPIIISNIPRLVPGWTKPIIIGRHAHGDQYKATNFKVPGAGQLTIKFVPADGSEPIEHVVANYGDDGGVAMGMYNFNKSIEDFARASFAYGLQRNYPVYMSTKNTILKAYDGAFKDIFQKIFDEEFKAEFDAKGLTYEHRLIDDMVAAAMKWEGGYVWACKNYDGDVQSDTVAQGFGSLGLMTSVLMTPDGKTVEAEAAHGTVTRHFRQHQAGKPTSTNPIASIYAWTGGLKHRGKLDGTPEVTRFAELLEQVVIETVESGRMTKDLAALVGPDQEWQTTEDFLATLDENLQKKMASF, encoded by the coding sequence ATGGGCAAGATCAAGGTGCAGGGCACCGTCGTCGAACTCGACGGCGACGAGATGACCCGGATCATCTGGCAGTTCATCAAGGACAAGCTGATCCACCCGTACCTGGACGTCGACCTCGAGTACTACGACCTGGGCATCGAGCACCGGGACGCGACCGACGACCAGGTCACGATCGACGCCGCCAACGCCATCAAGAAGCACGGCGTCGGCGTCAAGTGCGCGACCATCACGCCCGACGAGGCGCGGGTCGAGGAGTTCGGCCTGAAGAAGATGTGGGTCTCGCCCAACGGCACGATCCGCAACATCCTCGGCGGCGTCGTCTTCCGCGAGCCCATCATCATCTCGAACATCCCGCGCCTGGTGCCGGGCTGGACCAAGCCGATCATCATCGGCCGCCACGCCCACGGCGACCAGTACAAGGCGACCAACTTCAAGGTCCCCGGCGCCGGTCAGCTCACCATCAAGTTCGTACCCGCCGACGGCTCCGAGCCGATCGAGCACGTCGTCGCGAACTACGGCGACGACGGCGGCGTGGCGATGGGCATGTACAACTTCAACAAGTCCATCGAGGACTTCGCGCGCGCCTCGTTCGCCTACGGCCTGCAGCGCAACTACCCGGTCTACATGTCGACCAAGAACACCATCCTCAAGGCGTACGACGGCGCCTTCAAGGACATCTTCCAGAAGATCTTCGACGAGGAGTTCAAGGCGGAGTTCGACGCCAAGGGCCTCACCTACGAGCACCGCCTGATCGACGACATGGTCGCCGCCGCGATGAAGTGGGAGGGCGGCTACGTCTGGGCGTGCAAGAACTACGACGGCGACGTCCAGTCCGACACCGTCGCGCAGGGCTTCGGCTCCCTGGGCCTCATGACCTCGGTCCTGATGACCCCGGACGGCAAGACCGTCGAGGCCGAGGCGGCGCACGGCACCGTGACGCGGCACTTCCGCCAGCACCAGGCGGGCAAGCCCACCTCCACCAACCCGATCGCGTCCATCTACGCGTGGACCGGTGGCCTGAAGCACCGCGGCAAGCTCGACGGCACCCCCGAGGTCACCCGCTTCGCGGAGCTGCTGGAGCAGGTCGTCATCGAGACGGTCGAGAGCGGCCGCATGACCAAGGACCTCGCGGCCCTGGTCGGCCCGGACCAGGAATGGCAGACGACCGAGGACTTCCTCGCGACGCTGGACGAGAACCTGCAGAAGAAGATGGCCTCCTTCTGA
- a CDS encoding exodeoxyribonuclease III, with amino-acid sequence MLTVSTVNVNGLRAAAKKGYLEWLAATEADVVCLQEVRAEPGQLDPAVREPDGWHVVHAHSDVKGRCGVALLSRTAPDAVRIGFGAAEFDMSGRYVEIELPGVVVASLYLPSGDVGTPRQDEKERFLAAFLPYLVELREKSAADGREVVVCGDWNIAHRAVDLKSWKTNQKSAGFLPEERAWMDRVFDSGYVDVVRKLHPDAVGPYTWWSYRGKAFDVDSGWRIDYQISTEGLAERAVSAVVERAATYAERWSDHAPVTVRYED; translated from the coding sequence GTGCTGACCGTGTCGACCGTGAACGTCAACGGCCTGCGTGCCGCCGCGAAGAAGGGCTACCTCGAGTGGCTCGCCGCGACCGAGGCGGACGTCGTCTGCCTCCAGGAGGTCCGGGCCGAACCGGGGCAGCTGGACCCCGCGGTCCGCGAGCCCGACGGCTGGCACGTCGTCCACGCCCACTCCGACGTCAAGGGCCGCTGCGGCGTCGCCCTGCTGAGCCGCACGGCGCCGGACGCCGTCCGGATCGGCTTCGGCGCCGCGGAGTTCGACATGAGCGGCCGGTACGTCGAGATCGAGCTGCCCGGCGTCGTGGTGGCCAGCCTCTACCTGCCCAGCGGCGACGTCGGCACGCCCCGCCAGGACGAGAAGGAGCGCTTCCTGGCGGCGTTCCTGCCGTACCTGGTGGAGTTGCGCGAGAAGTCCGCCGCCGACGGCCGCGAGGTCGTGGTGTGCGGCGACTGGAACATCGCGCACCGCGCGGTCGACCTGAAGAGCTGGAAGACCAACCAGAAGTCCGCCGGGTTCCTCCCCGAGGAGCGCGCCTGGATGGATCGGGTGTTCGACTCCGGCTACGTCGACGTCGTGCGCAAGCTCCACCCGGACGCCGTGGGGCCGTACACGTGGTGGTCCTACCGCGGGAAGGCCTTCGACGTCGATTCCGGGTGGCGGATCGACTACCAGATCAGCACGGAGGGGTTGGCGGAGCGGGCGGTGTCGGCGGTCGTCGAGCGCGCCGCCACGTACGCCGAACGCTGGTCCGACCACGCGCCGGTGACCGTGCGGTACGAGGACTGA
- a CDS encoding DUF6188 family protein has product MQSHHELVGTQVWRTAFDHQVRLTLVEHPRLSAELVVEVPFELCNGTGATHEIKPGEPGTLTPVLGLFMKTVASVDVTDDESLTLKFDDGWSLSARPEGDFESWSIVEL; this is encoded by the coding sequence ATGCAGTCGCATCACGAGTTGGTCGGGACGCAGGTCTGGCGGACGGCGTTCGACCACCAGGTCCGCCTCACGCTGGTCGAGCACCCGCGGCTCAGCGCCGAGCTCGTCGTGGAGGTCCCGTTCGAACTGTGCAACGGCACCGGCGCCACCCACGAGATCAAGCCCGGCGAACCCGGCACCCTCACACCGGTGCTGGGGCTGTTCATGAAGACGGTGGCGTCGGTCGACGTGACCGACGACGAGTCGTTGACGCTGAAGTTCGACGACGGCTGGTCGCTGTCGGCACGACCCGAGGGTGATTTCGAGTCTTGGAGCATCGTGGAGCTCTGA
- a CDS encoding Prokaryotic metallothionein, whose protein sequence is MATCDVCGNDYWMAFEVRTVSGGVHTFDSFECAIQRLAPRCEHCDCRILGHGVEVEGRFFCCAHCAREGASGLGAQIRDTVGAHPG, encoded by the coding sequence ATGGCGACCTGCGATGTGTGCGGAAACGACTACTGGATGGCCTTCGAGGTGCGCACCGTGAGCGGCGGCGTGCACACCTTCGACAGCTTCGAGTGCGCGATCCAGCGCCTCGCGCCGCGCTGCGAGCACTGCGACTGCCGCATCCTCGGCCACGGCGTCGAGGTCGAGGGCCGGTTCTTCTGCTGCGCCCACTGCGCCCGTGAAGGCGCGAGCGGCCTCGGAGCGCAGATCCGCGACACCGTGGGCGCCCATCCGGGCTAG
- a CDS encoding bifunctional FO biosynthesis protein CofGH, translated as MRRALRRANDGVALDVTEAAVLLHARGDDLEELFGAAGRVRDAHLRAEGREGVVTYSRSVFIPLTRLCRDRCHYCTFATAPHKLPAAFLERDEVLEIARKGAAEGCKEALFTLGDRPEERWPAAQEWLDARGYSSTLDYVRACAIAVLEETGLLPHLNPGVLSWEELQRLKPVASSMGMMLETTATRLWSEKGGPHHGSPDKEPAVRLRVLTDAGRVNVPFTTGILIGIGETITERAESLMAIRGIAQQYGHIQEVIIQNFRAKPDTAMRGMPDADLHELAATISVARLLMPSTVSVQAPPNLVGDEFPMMLRAGVDDWGGVSPITPDHVNPERPWPHIDDLVERTRTGGYDLRERLNVYPRYVRAMAGQWIDSRLTGHVAALATADGLANPSAEVVGREWQEPDGGVDTYGRADLNTSIDTEGRTEDRRSDFETVYGDWASLTVPKAVSRLPTAGGDGDQMEAEVLRALRLAADNPAGILDDTGAAMALLTAEGDALETMTRLADELRASVVGDDVTYVVNRNINFSNVCYVGCRFCAFAQRERDADAFRLSTEEVADRAQEAWDAGATEVCMQGGIDPKLPVTYYADVVRAIKKRLPGMHVHAFSPMEIVSAAAKAGVSVREWLQELKAAGLDTIPGTAAEILDDEVRWVLTKGKLPTATWLEVVGTAHEVGIRSSSTMMYGHVDHPGHWLGHFRTLAALQDRTGGLTEFVGLPFVHRNAPIYLAGVARPGPTRRDNRAVHAFARLALHGRVDNVQVSWVKLGDEGTAEVLRGGANDLGGTLMEETISRMAGSEHGSARTVRQLAATAALAGRPARQRTTTYGRVETVR; from the coding sequence ATGCGGCGTGCGTTGCGCCGTGCGAACGACGGTGTCGCGCTCGACGTGACCGAAGCCGCGGTGCTGTTGCACGCGCGCGGCGACGATCTCGAAGAGCTGTTCGGCGCCGCGGGCCGGGTGCGGGACGCGCACCTGCGCGCGGAGGGCCGCGAGGGCGTCGTGACGTACAGCCGGTCGGTGTTCATCCCGCTGACCCGCCTGTGCCGCGACCGCTGCCACTACTGCACGTTCGCCACCGCGCCGCACAAGCTGCCCGCCGCGTTCCTGGAGCGCGACGAGGTGCTGGAGATCGCCCGCAAGGGCGCGGCGGAGGGGTGCAAGGAGGCGCTGTTCACGCTCGGCGACCGGCCGGAGGAGCGGTGGCCCGCGGCGCAGGAGTGGTTGGACGCGCGCGGCTACTCGTCGACGCTGGACTACGTCCGGGCGTGCGCCATCGCGGTGCTGGAGGAGACCGGGCTGCTGCCGCACCTCAACCCCGGCGTGCTGAGCTGGGAGGAACTCCAGCGGCTCAAGCCGGTGGCGTCCAGCATGGGGATGATGCTGGAGACCACGGCCACGCGGCTGTGGAGCGAGAAGGGCGGGCCGCACCACGGCAGCCCGGACAAGGAGCCCGCGGTCCGGCTGCGGGTGCTGACCGACGCGGGCCGGGTGAACGTGCCGTTCACGACCGGCATCCTGATCGGCATCGGCGAGACGATCACGGAGCGCGCCGAGTCGCTGATGGCGATCCGGGGGATCGCGCAGCAGTACGGGCACATCCAGGAAGTGATCATCCAGAACTTCCGCGCCAAGCCGGACACGGCGATGCGCGGGATGCCCGACGCCGACCTGCACGAACTGGCCGCCACCATCTCCGTCGCCCGGCTGCTGATGCCGTCGACCGTGAGCGTGCAGGCGCCGCCGAACCTGGTGGGCGACGAGTTCCCGATGATGCTGCGCGCGGGCGTCGACGACTGGGGCGGCGTCTCGCCGATCACCCCCGACCACGTGAACCCCGAACGGCCGTGGCCGCACATCGACGACCTCGTCGAGCGCACCAGGACCGGTGGCTACGACCTGCGGGAACGCCTCAACGTCTACCCGCGGTACGTGCGGGCGATGGCCGGTCAGTGGATCGACAGCAGGCTCACCGGGCACGTCGCCGCGCTGGCGACGGCCGATGGGCTCGCGAACCCCTCCGCCGAGGTCGTCGGGCGCGAGTGGCAGGAGCCGGACGGCGGCGTCGACACCTACGGCCGCGCGGACCTCAACACGTCCATCGACACCGAGGGCCGCACGGAGGACCGCCGGAGCGACTTCGAGACCGTCTACGGCGACTGGGCGTCCCTCACCGTCCCCAAGGCCGTCTCACGCCTTCCCACCGCCGGCGGAGACGGCGATCAGATGGAGGCGGAGGTCCTTCGTGCTCTTCGCCTGGCCGCGGACAACCCTGCGGGCATCCTCGACGACACCGGCGCGGCCATGGCGCTGCTGACCGCCGAGGGCGACGCGCTGGAGACCATGACCCGCCTCGCCGACGAGCTGCGCGCGAGCGTGGTCGGCGACGACGTCACCTACGTGGTCAACCGCAACATCAACTTCTCCAACGTCTGCTACGTCGGCTGCCGGTTCTGCGCGTTCGCCCAGCGCGAGCGGGACGCGGACGCGTTCCGGCTGTCCACGGAGGAGGTCGCCGACCGCGCGCAGGAGGCGTGGGACGCGGGCGCCACCGAGGTGTGCATGCAGGGCGGCATCGACCCGAAGCTGCCGGTCACCTACTACGCCGACGTCGTGCGGGCGATCAAGAAGCGGCTGCCCGGCATGCACGTCCACGCGTTCAGCCCGATGGAGATCGTCAGCGCCGCAGCCAAGGCGGGCGTGAGCGTCCGCGAGTGGCTCCAGGAGCTGAAGGCGGCCGGTCTGGACACGATCCCCGGCACGGCCGCGGAGATCCTCGACGACGAGGTCCGCTGGGTCCTCACCAAGGGCAAGCTGCCGACCGCCACGTGGCTCGAGGTCGTCGGCACCGCGCACGAGGTGGGCATCCGCTCGTCGTCCACGATGATGTACGGCCACGTGGACCACCCCGGCCACTGGCTGGGCCACTTCCGCACCCTCGCGGCGCTCCAGGACCGCACCGGCGGGCTCACCGAGTTCGTCGGACTGCCCTTCGTGCACCGCAACGCGCCGATCTACCTGGCCGGTGTCGCCCGCCCGGGCCCGACCCGGCGCGACAACCGCGCCGTGCACGCGTTCGCGCGCCTCGCGCTGCACGGTCGCGTCGACAACGTGCAGGTCTCGTGGGTGAAGCTCGGTGACGAGGGCACCGCCGAGGTGCTCCGCGGCGGCGCCAACGACCTGGGCGGAACGCTCATGGAGGAGACCATCAGCCGCATGGCGGGCTCCGAGCACGGCTCCGCGCGCACCGTCCGCCAGTTGGCGGCGACGGCTGCTCTGGCCGGACGTCCGGCGCGCCAGCGGACTACGACATATGGCCGAGTCGAAACTGTGAGGTAG